Genomic segment of Umezawaea sp. Da 62-37:
GACGCCCGCCGCACTGAGGGCGAGTGCTGCGGCGCCGGCGAGTAACGAGGTCATCTTGGTGATGTTCATACCCATCACACGCGGGCTTCGGAGTCCCGGTGGCCTCGCCGCGAGATGCGCCACTCGCGGACAACCGGGACCCCGGCCCGAGCGTGATCTAGAGGATCTCGGCCAGGGCCTCGGCGGCCCGGCGGGCGTCGGAGTACCGGTTGTACAGCGGCGCGAACCCGAAGCGCAGCACGTCGGGGGGCCGGTGGTCGCCGATCACGTCCCGCGCGATCAGCTTCCCCATCACGACCTCGGCGTCGGCGTGCCGCAACGAGACCTGGTGACCGCGCCACTCGTCGGCCGGCGTGATCACCCCGATGCCGGGCAGGTCCTCCACGAGCGACCGGAAGTAGTCGGTGAGCTTGAGCCCCTTGGCCCGCACGTCGGCCAGCGACACGTGGTCCCACACGTCGAGCGCGGCGTCCAGCGCCAGCATCGACAGGATGTCCGGGGTGCCGCAGCGGGCCCGCGCGACACCGGGGGCGGGCGTGTAGTCGTCCTCCATCGCGAACGGCGCGCGGTGCCCGGTCCAGCCGGTCAGCGGCTGCTCGAACGTCGCCTGCGCGGCCGTGGGCACGTAGAGGAACGCGGGCGCGCCGGGGCCGCCGTTGAGGAACTTGTACGAGCACCCGACGGCCAGGTCGACGCCGAGCGCGTCCAGTTCGATCGGCAGCACGCCAGCGCTGTGGCAGAGGTCCCAGACAACCTTCGCACCGACGGCGTGCGCCTGTGCGGTCACGGCGGCCATGTCGAGCATCCGACCGGTCCGGTAGTCGACGTGGTTGAGCAGCACCACGGCGGTGCGCTCGGTCAGCGCCAGCGCGTCCGGGGTGGCGGGGCGCAGTTCCAGGCCGGTCAGCTCGGCGACCGACCGCGCGATGTAGCCGTCGGTCGGGAACGTGCCCCCGTCCACCACGATCTCGGTCCGGTCGGTGCCCCGCACCGCCGCCATCAGCGCCTTGAAGATGTTCACGCTGGTCGAGTCGCCGACCACGACCTGCCCCGGCGCCGCGCCGACCAGCCGCCCGATCCGGTCGCCGACCCGCTGCGGGGCCTCCCACCAGCCCTCGGACCAGCCGCGGATCAGCCTGCGGCCCCACTGCTGCCGCACGACCTCCTGCATCCGTTCGGCGACGGCCTTCGGCGGCGCGCCGAGGGAGTTGCCGTCCAGGTAGACCACATCGTCGTCCAGGTCGAACAGCTCGCGCACGGGCGCCAGCGGGTCGACGGCGTCAAGGTCGATCACACGAAGCTCCTCGCGGTCCACAGTTCGGGGAACACCGATCGTTGCGTGCGCTTCTCCAGCCAGGCGACACCCGCGGAGCCGCCCGTCCCCACCTTGGCGCCCATCGAGCGCCGCGTGGCGAGGAGGTGGTCGTAGCGCCAGCGGGCGAACTCCTCGGCGATGTCGGTCAGCGCCTCGCCCAGCTCCAGCAGGTCGCGGGAATCGCCGCGGTAGACCTCGGCCCACACCTTCTCCACGTCGGCGTTGACCTCGTAGGCCCGGCTCACGTCGCGCGCCAGCACCTCGGCCGGGATCGGCAGGCCCTGCCGGTGCAGCGCGGCGAGCACGTCGTCGTACAGGCTCGGCGCGTGCAGCTGGGCTTCGAGGGAGTCGTGCAGCTTCGGCACGGCGCGGTGCGGCACGAGCATCGACCGGGACTTCTCGCCGAGCAGGAACTCCATCTCGCGGTACACACCGGACTGGAAGCCCGAACCCTCGCCGAGCGCGTCGCGGAACGAGTTGAACTCGCCCGGCGTCATCCGCGCGATCGGCCGCCACGCCGCGTTGAGGCCCTGCATGTGCAGCTCGCTGCGGCGCAGGGTGCGCACGGCCGCGCGCAGGTCGTCGGCGCGCAGTTCGAGCTGGGCCTGCCGCCACTCGAAGACGAGCAGCCCGAAGTACAGCTCCATGATCTGGGTGATCACCAGGAACGACATCTCGCGCGGGTCGTCGGAGGCCTGCTTCTGCAGCGTGTGCAGCACGGAGGCGTGCACGTAGTCCTCGTACGGCGTGGTGCCGCCGAAGTCGAGCTTGGGGGCCTCTTCGCCGCTGTGGATGACCGGGCAGGTGCTCATGACTTCATCATGCGTGGCCGAGCGGCATTTCTGAATGCGTGGTGCCACCCGGCGGAACCGGAACTTCTCATGGTCGCAAGGCATTTCGGCGGATAGCTTTGCGTTCATGAGCATCGACCTGGACGCGGTGGACTGGGCCCTGCTGGAGGCGCTCCAGGAGGACGCGCGGCTGTCCTACAACGAGCTCGCGCGGCGGGTGCACGTCTCGCCGCCGACGGTCGCCCAGCGGGTGCGCAGGCTGGAGAACGCGGGCGTGATCACCGGCTACCGGGCCTCGGTCGACGCCACGGCGGTGGGCCGCCCGGTCATCGCCCTGGTGCGGATGAAGTGCTACGGCCCCCGGTGCATCACCGTGCACCCCGAACTGCTCGACGACTGCCCGGAGGTGGTCGAGGTGGTCCGGCTGACCGGGGACATCTGCTCGGTGGTCAAGGTCGTCACGACGTCGGTCCAGGAGCTCGAACGGCTGCTCGTGCGGCTGGGCGGCCACGGCGAGACGTCCAGCGCCATGGTGCTGTCGACGCCGATCCCGTGGCGGCCGGTCCTACCGGTCGTCCAGTGACACCAGCGCCTGCCGGACGTGCCCGTCGGAGCCCACCAGCGCCTCGGCGGCCCGCGCGAACGGCACGCCGGACAGCAGGTGCACCAGCGCCACCTTCAGGTCGCCGCCCGAGCCGGCCAGCGCGTCCGTGCACTCCTGCTCGGCCAGCCCGGTCGCCTCGCGCAGGATGCGCACGGTCCGGCCGCGCAGCTTCGCGTTCGTCGCCCGCATGCTGACCATCAGGTTCGAGTAGGTGCGGCCGAGCCGGACCATCACGGCGGTGGAGAACGACGTCAGCACCAGCTTCTGCGACGAGCCCGCCTTCATCCGGGTGGAGCCCGCGATGGCCTCCGGGCCGGTGTCGAGCGCGATCAGCACGTCGACCTCGCACGGCGCGGGCGCGACCGGGTTGTTCGACACGAGCACGGTGCGCGCGCCCATCGCGCGGGCCTCGCGCAGCGCGCCCACCACGAACGGCGTGCGGCCGGACGCCGTGACGCCCAGGACGAGGTCGCCCGCCGTGACGTGCGTGCGGATCTGCGCGGCGCCGCCGAGGTCGTCGTCCTCGACGTTCTCCAGCGCGCGCACCAAGGCCTCCTGGCCCCCCGCGTGGTGCGCGAGGAACCAGTCGGGCGGGGTGTTGAACGTGGGCGGCAGCTCCGCCGCGTCGAGCGTGGCGAGCCTGCCGGACGTGCCCGCGCCGACGTAGTGCACCCGGCCGCCCGCGCGCAGGGCGAGGACGGCGAGGTCGGCGGCGCGCGCCACGTCCGGCAGCACCGCCGCCACCGCGTCGGGCACCACGTGGTCTTCGACGTTGATCGCTCGCAGCACGTCCAACGTGGACATCCGGTCGATGTCGAGGGTGCGCGGGTTCCGCAGCTCGGTCGGAGAGTCCACGCGCACCACCACACCGTTCCGGTACGAGGTCATTTAGCGGTCTCCCGTCGTCGTCTGCCGTCCGGCCGTTCGCCCAGCCGGTGGCCGGACACCGCGTCGTAGGTCGCTTCCAGCGCCGCCGTGGCGCTGTCGACGTGCAGCTGCGCCACGCCGATGAACAGGCAGTCGACCACCGTGAGCTGCGCGATCCGGCTGGACATCGCGCCCGAGCGGAACGTGGTCTCGCGCGCCGCCGTGGTCAGGACGTGGTCGGCGACCTCGCTGATGGGCGAGCGCGGGAAGTTGGTGAGCGCCACCGTGGTCGCGCCGTGCTCCTTGGCGACCCGCAGCGCCTCGACGGTCTCCGAGGTGGAACCGGTGTGCGAGATGCCGACCGCGACGTCGGCGCCGGTCAGCACCGCCGCGCTGGTCAGCGCGATGTGCGCGTCGTTCCAGGCGAAGCAGACCCGGCCGATCCGGTGCAGCTTCTGCTGGAGGTCGAACGCGACGAACGCGCTCGCGCCGAACCCGTAGACGTCCACCCGGCCCGCGCCCGCGACGGCCGTCACGACCGCGCGCAGCGCGTCGACGTCGAGCTGCTCGGCGGTCTCCTCGACGGCCCGCGCGTCGGCGAACGCCACCTTGCCGACGACCTGGCGCAGGTCGTCGGTCAGGGTGATGTCGCTGCCGAGGTCGCGGTCCACACGGGACGCCGTCCGCGCGGTGTCGGCGGCGAGGGCGATCCGCAGCTCCGGGTAGCCGCCGACGCCGATCGCCTTGCAGAAGCGGGTCACCGTCGTCTCACTGGTGCCCGCCGCCTCGGCGACCTCGGTGATGCTGCGGTGCGCGACCGTGGCTGGGCTCTCGAGCACGACCTTGGCGACCCGCTGCTCCGCGCGGGCGAGGCCCGGCAGGAGTGAGCGGATCTTGACCAGTGGGCTGGCGTCGAGGTAATCGGGAACTTTGCTGGACACGTGGGAAACTTACTAACCGTCACCGTCGTGGTCAACGGATCCCAGGGGTGACCAGCCCGTGTTGTGAGGGTTTCTCACTCATATGCCACCCTTTCCTCACCGGCTGTCCATCCCGTTGCGACACACCGTGCTCACCGGTCGGCCGCCCGCCAGCCGACGGCGGTGAGCGCCTCCGGGTGGCGTTCGGCGTCGAGCACCGTGCCGCGGTCGCCGGAGATCCGGATCCCGTCGAGGTACACGCCCCGGCCGCCGTACCCGTTGCCCCGCAGGTACACCCAGCGAACCCGGCTGCCGTCGATCGCGGCCTCCACCCGCGTCCACTTCCGGGTGCCCGTGCCGGTCAACGACTTCACGTCGCGCCACGTCGTGCCGTCACCGGTTTGCAGCACGACGCTGTCGCCCTCGTCGAGGTCGACGAACGCGTCGAACGAGACCTTCCGCGCGCCGGGCAGGTCGCCGGTCGTCAGCGTCGCCCCCGTGGCCCCGGTCGGCGTCCACGCGTCCCGCCCCTGCTGCGGCCGGACGGCCAGCGCGCGCGCCAGCCCGTCGGCGACCGCCCGCCGCGCGGGGTTGATCGTCCCCCAGTCGCGCGACGGGTGGACGCGGTTGGTCAGCAGGATCGCGATCGACCGCGACATCGGGTCCACCACCAGCGTCGTGCCCGTGAACCCGGTGTGCCCGGCGGTGGCGGGCGAGCTGAGCGCGCCCATGTACCAGCGCTGGTCCAGTTCGAAGCCGAGCCCGTGCGAGTCCTCGGGGAACTCGGTGTTGAAGTTGGTCGTCATCAGCTTGACGGTCTGCGGCCGCAGGATCCGGTGGCCGTCGTAGGTGCCGCCGTTGAGGATCGCCTGGGCGAGCACCGCGAGGTCCCGCGCCGTGGAGAACACGCCCGCGTGCCCGGCGACACCGCCGAGCGACCAGGCGTTCTCGTCGTGCACCTGGCCGCGGACCATGCCGCGCGGCGGGTTCGACTCGAACTCCGTGGCGGCGATCCGGTCCAGCTTGCTCGCGGGCGGGTTGTAGCCGGTGTCGGGCAGGCCGAGCGGGTCGGTGATGCCCTTGCGCACCAGCTCGTCCAGCGGCGACCCGCTGACCCGGCGCACCAGTTCGCCCAGCGTGATCAGGTTCAGGTCCGAGTACGTGTACGCGCTGCCGGGAGCGGTCTTCGGCGTCGCGTCCATCACGGCCTTGATCCGCGACGGGACGTCCGGCCACTGCTGCCACAGCGGCAGCCACGGCTCCAGCCCCGAGGTGTGGGTCAGCAGCTGCTCGACGGTGATGTCGGCCTTGCCGTTGACGCCGAACTCCGGCAGGTACTTGGACACCGGCTGGTCGACCCGCACCCGGCCCCGTTCGACCTGCTGCATCACCACGATCGAGGTGAACAGCTTGGAGATCGACGCCAGGTCGAAGATCGTGTTCTCCGCCATCGGAACCTGCTGCTCCACGGGCAGCTCGGTGCCCTTGGCGTCGGAGTAGCGCACCGCCCAGCCGGTCGGCCGCTGCGCGACGACGGAACCGTCGTGCGCCAGCAGCGTCACCGCGCCCGCGAACATCGGGTGCCCGGTGGCGTCCGGCTCGGTGTAGCGGCTGACCTGGTCGAGTGCGGCGTCGATCGGCGCCGGGTCGAGACCGGGGTTGCCGCGGTGCAGCTGCGTCCACGGCGGGGCGAACCCGGTGTGCGGCCGGTCGAACCGGCCGGTGGACGCGTCGGCTTGCGCCGCGGCGGGCAGCGTCGTCATGGTCAGCATGGTCGCGACGAGCAGGGCTGGCAGTCGCATCGGAGTCCTCACCGGTAGTGCAGGTACTGGCGTCTGGTGCGGCGGAACGAGGTCAGCTCGGAGTCCCACGCGCCGACGACCTCGTCGACGCCCGCGCCCGCGTCGACCATGCGCCGCAGGCGATCCGAGCCGCTGAGGTTGTCGATGAAGTGGTCCGGCCGCCACGCGAACAGGGCGGGGTAGAGCGCGCGGGCGGTCACGAGCATCGCCACGGCCGAGCGGATCGCGTCGAAGCCCGCGGGGTCGGTGAGGTGCAGGGCCACCCCGCCGCAGGACTTGCCGACGAACTTGTTGAACGTGGGCGCGAAGTACGTCTCCCGGAACCGCACACCGGGCAGGTTCAGCTCGTTGAGCTTCTCCGCCCAGCGCCAGTCGACGTCCGGGGCGCCGATGGTCTCGAACGGCCGCGTCGTGCCGCGGCCCTCGGAGAACACGGTGCCCTCGAACAGGCACGTGCCGGGGTAGACCAGGGCGGTGTCCCTCGTCGGCATGTTCGGGCTCGGCGGGATCCACGGCAGTCCGGTGTCCAGTTCCGCGCGCCGCCACCCGCGGGCCCACACGACGTCCAGGTTGGACACCCGGCCGCCGTCGGAGGGCAGGAACTCCCCGTCGAAGAACCGGGCCAGCTCGCCGACGCTCATCCCGTGCTGCTGCACGATCGGCTTGCGGCCGACCCCGGTCGCGTACGCCGGGTCGAGCTGCGGGCCGCGGGCCGTGCCGCCGACCGGGTTCGGCCGGTCCAGCACGAGGAACGCCGCGCCGGTCGCCGCGGCGGCCTGCATCGCCGTGTACATGGACCAGACGTAGGTGTAGAACCGCGCGCCGACGTCCGCGATGTCGAACACCACGGTGTCCACCTGGGCCTTGCGGAACATCCCGGCGAGCTTCTCCGCGTTCGCGCCGTAGGCGTCGTACACGGGGACGCCCGTGCGCGGATCGGGGTAGTCGCCCTCGGAACCGCCTGCCTGGGCCGTGCCGCGGAAGCCGTGCTCCGGGCCGAAAGCGGCCTGCGGACGTTGGCCTGCGGCCACCATCGAGTCGACGACGTGGGTCTGGTCGGGCAGCACGCCGGTCGGGTTCGTGAGGATGCCGACCCGCCTGCCGCCCAGCCGCCGCCAATCGTCCTGGGCGAGGACCTCCGCGCCCGTGACGACCCTCGTGGCCGCTGCCGCCTCCCCGCTCGTGAGCGCCAGCGCGGGCACGGCCAGTGCGCCCGCCTGGAGGAGCTGCCTGCGCCTCACCAGGTGACGCCGTGGCCGAGCGGGTACGCCGTCGGACCCGGCACGTCGACCGGCAGCCTGCCCTTGGGGCCCGCCTCGCCGTAGACGACCTTCGCCAGCGACTCCATCGCCCCGGCGCCGTAGGAGTAGGTGGCCAGCCAGGTCGGGTTGTCGTGGGCGACGTCGTACGGGTTCTGCACGGCCACCGCGACCACCGGCTTCCCGGTCGCCCGCAACCTCGCCAGCAGCGCCTGCTGCGCGGGCTGCTTGGACAGCGAGTTCGTGAGCAGGACGACGACCTCGGCCCCTGCCGCCGCCTGCACGGCCGCGGCGGTCTGGGCCTCGGTCGGGGCGCTGCCGGTGGGCAGGGCCGTGGTGGTCGTGCCGCGGGCGGTGAGCCGGTCGGCGAGCGTGCGCGTCGTGGTGTCGCCCCAGCCCGTGACCAGGGCGGACGCCGGCTTCTTCGCCAGCGGCAGCACCTTGGCGTCGTTGCGGACGACGGTCGTGGTGCGGTCGGTGATCTGCTGGGCCACCGCCAGGTTGGCGGGGGAGCCGACCGTGCGGGCGATCGCGCCCACGTCCACCAGCGGGCT
This window contains:
- the kynU gene encoding kynureninase, with protein sequence MIDLDAVDPLAPVRELFDLDDDVVYLDGNSLGAPPKAVAERMQEVVRQQWGRRLIRGWSEGWWEAPQRVGDRIGRLVGAAPGQVVVGDSTSVNIFKALMAAVRGTDRTEIVVDGGTFPTDGYIARSVAELTGLELRPATPDALALTERTAVVLLNHVDYRTGRMLDMAAVTAQAHAVGAKVVWDLCHSAGVLPIELDALGVDLAVGCSYKFLNGGPGAPAFLYVPTAAQATFEQPLTGWTGHRAPFAMEDDYTPAPGVARARCGTPDILSMLALDAALDVWDHVSLADVRAKGLKLTDYFRSLVEDLPGIGVITPADEWRGHQVSLRHADAEVVMGKLIARDVIGDHRPPDVLRFGFAPLYNRYSDARRAAEALAEIL
- a CDS encoding tryptophan 2,3-dioxygenase family protein, which codes for MSTCPVIHSGEEAPKLDFGGTTPYEDYVHASVLHTLQKQASDDPREMSFLVITQIMELYFGLLVFEWRQAQLELRADDLRAAVRTLRRSELHMQGLNAAWRPIARMTPGEFNSFRDALGEGSGFQSGVYREMEFLLGEKSRSMLVPHRAVPKLHDSLEAQLHAPSLYDDVLAALHRQGLPIPAEVLARDVSRAYEVNADVEKVWAEVYRGDSRDLLELGEALTDIAEEFARWRYDHLLATRRSMGAKVGTGGSAGVAWLEKRTQRSVFPELWTARSFV
- a CDS encoding Lrp/AsnC family transcriptional regulator, producing MSIDLDAVDWALLEALQEDARLSYNELARRVHVSPPTVAQRVRRLENAGVITGYRASVDATAVGRPVIALVRMKCYGPRCITVHPELLDDCPEVVEVVRLTGDICSVVKVVTTSVQELERLLVRLGGHGETSSAMVLSTPIPWRPVLPVVQ
- a CDS encoding N-acetylmuramic acid 6-phosphate etherase, which codes for MTSYRNGVVVRVDSPTELRNPRTLDIDRMSTLDVLRAINVEDHVVPDAVAAVLPDVARAADLAVLALRAGGRVHYVGAGTSGRLATLDAAELPPTFNTPPDWFLAHHAGGQEALVRALENVEDDDLGGAAQIRTHVTAGDLVLGVTASGRTPFVVGALREARAMGARTVLVSNNPVAPAPCEVDVLIALDTGPEAIAGSTRMKAGSSQKLVLTSFSTAVMVRLGRTYSNLMVSMRATNAKLRGRTVRILREATGLAEQECTDALAGSGGDLKVALVHLLSGVPFARAAEALVGSDGHVRQALVSLDDR
- a CDS encoding MurR/RpiR family transcriptional regulator; the encoded protein is MSSKVPDYLDASPLVKIRSLLPGLARAEQRVAKVVLESPATVAHRSITEVAEAAGTSETTVTRFCKAIGVGGYPELRIALAADTARTASRVDRDLGSDITLTDDLRQVVGKVAFADARAVEETAEQLDVDALRAVVTAVAGAGRVDVYGFGASAFVAFDLQQKLHRIGRVCFAWNDAHIALTSAAVLTGADVAVGISHTGSTSETVEALRVAKEHGATTVALTNFPRSPISEVADHVLTTAARETTFRSGAMSSRIAQLTVVDCLFIGVAQLHVDSATAALEATYDAVSGHRLGERPDGRRRRETAK
- a CDS encoding serine hydrolase domain-containing protein, with product MRLPALLVATMLTMTTLPAAAQADASTGRFDRPHTGFAPPWTQLHRGNPGLDPAPIDAALDQVSRYTEPDATGHPMFAGAVTLLAHDGSVVAQRPTGWAVRYSDAKGTELPVEQQVPMAENTIFDLASISKLFTSIVVMQQVERGRVRVDQPVSKYLPEFGVNGKADITVEQLLTHTSGLEPWLPLWQQWPDVPSRIKAVMDATPKTAPGSAYTYSDLNLITLGELVRRVSGSPLDELVRKGITDPLGLPDTGYNPPASKLDRIAATEFESNPPRGMVRGQVHDENAWSLGGVAGHAGVFSTARDLAVLAQAILNGGTYDGHRILRPQTVKLMTTNFNTEFPEDSHGLGFELDQRWYMGALSSPATAGHTGFTGTTLVVDPMSRSIAILLTNRVHPSRDWGTINPARRAVADGLARALAVRPQQGRDAWTPTGATGATLTTGDLPGARKVSFDAFVDLDEGDSVVLQTGDGTTWRDVKSLTGTGTRKWTRVEAAIDGSRVRWVYLRGNGYGGRGVYLDGIRISGDRGTVLDAERHPEALTAVGWRAADR
- a CDS encoding exo-beta-N-acetylmuramidase NamZ domain-containing protein, coding for MRRRQLLQAGALAVPALALTSGEAAAATRVVTGAEVLAQDDWRRLGGRRVGILTNPTGVLPDQTHVVDSMVAAGQRPQAAFGPEHGFRGTAQAGGSEGDYPDPRTGVPVYDAYGANAEKLAGMFRKAQVDTVVFDIADVGARFYTYVWSMYTAMQAAAATGAAFLVLDRPNPVGGTARGPQLDPAYATGVGRKPIVQQHGMSVGELARFFDGEFLPSDGGRVSNLDVVWARGWRRAELDTGLPWIPPSPNMPTRDTALVYPGTCLFEGTVFSEGRGTTRPFETIGAPDVDWRWAEKLNELNLPGVRFRETYFAPTFNKFVGKSCGGVALHLTDPAGFDAIRSAVAMLVTARALYPALFAWRPDHFIDNLSGSDRLRRMVDAGAGVDEVVGAWDSELTSFRRTRRQYLHYR